DNA sequence from the Osmerus eperlanus unplaced genomic scaffold, fOsmEpe2.1 SCAFFOLD_489, whole genome shotgun sequence genome:
GTTGCAGACCATGCAGTGGTAGGGGCGCTCGCCGTCGTGCATGCGCATGTGCAGCTGCAGGTAGGCTGAGCGGGCGAAGGAGCGGTAGCACACGCCGCAGCGGAAGGGCTCGCTGCTCCCGTGCGTCTTCTCGTGCTGCTTCAGCGCTGACGGCGACTTGAAGGCCTTACCGCAGCGGTCGCAGCAGAAGCGCCGCTCGCCAGACTCCAGGAGCTGGTGCGAGAGCAGGTGGGCGGACGATCGGAAGGCCTTGCCGCACTTGTCGCACTTGAAGGGCCGCTCGCCCGTGTGGAGACGGTGGTGCATGATGAGCCCGGCCTTCTGGGTGAAGGCCTTGTCACACTGGGTGCACTTGAAGGGCTTCTCGCCCGTGTGGAGACGCCGGTGGGTCTTGAGGTGCGAGGCGCGGCCAAAGCCCTTGCCGCATTCGGGGCACTTGAAGGGCTTCTCCCGGAGTGGATGGCCTTGTGGCGGACCAGGTGGGAGGACTGCAGGAAGAGCTTGCCGCAGACGCCGCACTTGTACTTGCGCTCGCCGGTGTGTGAGCGCAGGTGCAGGgccaggtgagaggaggagatgaaggtctTGGCACAGAGCGGGCAGCTGTGGGGACGCTCGCCCGTGTGGATGCGCTTGTGCAGCACCAGGCCGGAGGAGAGGGCGAAGCGCCGTTCGCAGGAGGGGCACTTGTACGGCTTCTCGCCCGTGTGCACGCGCTGGTGCTTGGCCAGGGCCGAGGTCTGGGCGAAGGCCTTGCCGCACAGGTCGCAGGGGTAGGGGCGCTCCGTGGCGTGGGACATCTCGTGCAGCTCCAGCTCGGGAAGTCGGACGAAGGAGCGGCCGCACTCTGAACACTTGTAGGGCTTGCTGACGAGCCCCGCCTGGCCCTCTTCCTCGCTAGGCGTGAGAGCAACGCCCTCCGTAGGTATGGAGTCCAGCACGGAGGTGTAGGGCACCATGGTAGGAGAGATGTGACTGTTGCTGGTCATTGCTCAGCTGGAAGTAAGAACTTCTCCCCAATGTTCTCACATGCCTGAAAGGAAGCACAAGAAGGAACACCTGGAACAATAATAACATTACATTTTTCATAACTTATGTTTACATCTACTTCCCAATTTGGAAAATATTCAAACAAATGAATTAATAATTGATACATAATTAAAAGCCAAATATGAATACACGTCCAGTATCATGTGCAGGGTAAGTGCAGATGGTTGGGAAATGGTGGTTGGTTATTTTCACTGTTCAATGCATCCAATGATtgataaacaaacacatttccgCAGACAGTCTTCATCTAATGCGAGCTCCAACATTGTTTGCTTACATAATAAACTAA
Encoded proteins:
- the LOC134016743 gene encoding zinc finger protein 572-like, with protein sequence MTSNSHISPTMVPYTSVLDSIPTEGVALTPSEEEGQAGLVSKPYKCSECGRSFVRLPELELHEMSHATERPYPCDLCGKAFAQTSALAKHQRVHTGEKPYKCPSCERRFALSSGLVLHKRIHTGERPHSCPLCAKTFISSSHLALHLRSHTGERKYKCGVCGHPLREKPFKCPECGKGFGRASHLKTHRRLHTGEKPFKCTQCDKAFTQKAGLIMHHRLHTGERPFKCDKCGKAFRSSAHLLSHQLLESGERRFCCDRCGKAFKSPSALKQHEKTHGSSEPFRCGVCYRSFARSAYLQLHMRMHDGERPYHCMVCNKT